From a region of the Mobula hypostoma chromosome 6, sMobHyp1.1, whole genome shotgun sequence genome:
- the LOC134347736 gene encoding pro-glucagon-like isoform X2 — MKGFASVAAMLLLMLVQNSCQKPMHDTEEISSTLQTSEKQLDTSNSLQDVKRHSEGTFTSDYSKYMDNRRAKDFVQWLMNAKRNGDKTKRHAEGTYTSDVDSLSDYFKAKRFVDSLAGYGKHQNGGISKRSIESTLSEESYKNDLDSYLEVKAAKDFIDWLMKGRGRREYPEDGKENLNGVISEDLDRRHADGTFTSEISVVLDTMAAKEFLNWLLNSKTVQSRDSEIEFFSEFK, encoded by the exons ATGAAAGGCTTTGCCTCTGTCGCTGCCATGCTGCTTTTGATGCTGGTACAAAACAGCTGCCAAAAGCCGATGCATGACACAGAAGAAATATCAAG tacattgcagacATCAGAGAAACAACTGGATACGTCCAATTCACTGCAGGATGTGAAACGCCATTCTGAAGGCACTTTTACCAgtgattacagtaaatatatggaCAACAGACGAGCAAAAGATTTTGTACAATGGCTGATGAATGCAAAACGAAATGG TGACAAAACAAAGAGACATGCGGAAGGAACTTACACAAGTGATGTAGATTCGCTTTCCGACTACTTCAAAGCAAAACGCTTTGTAGATTCACTTGCAGGTTATGGAAAGCACCAAAATGG GGGCATTTCCAAGAGAAGCATTGAATCTACCCTCTCGGAAGAAAGTTACAAGAATGACCTGGATTCTTATCTGGAGGTGAAGGCAGCAAAGGACTTTATTGACTGGCTAATGAAGGGACGTGGCAGAAGGGA ATATCCAGAAGATGGTAAAGAAAATCTGAATGGAGTGATTTCTGAGGACTTGGACAGAAGACATGCCGATGGAACCTTCACTAGTGAAATTAGTGTTGTCTTGGATACCATGGCTGCCAAGGAGTTTTTGAACTGGCTTTTAAACTCCAAAACCGTCCAGTCAAG GGACTCCGAAATCGAATTTTTCAGCGAGTTCAAGTAA
- the LOC134347736 gene encoding pro-glucagon-like isoform X1 — protein sequence MKGFASVAAMLLLMLVQNSCQKPMHDTEEISSSTLQTSEKQLDTSNSLQDVKRHSEGTFTSDYSKYMDNRRAKDFVQWLMNAKRNGDKTKRHAEGTYTSDVDSLSDYFKAKRFVDSLAGYGKHQNGGISKRSIESTLSEESYKNDLDSYLEVKAAKDFIDWLMKGRGRREYPEDGKENLNGVISEDLDRRHADGTFTSEISVVLDTMAAKEFLNWLLNSKTVQSRDSEIEFFSEFK from the exons ATGAAAGGCTTTGCCTCTGTCGCTGCCATGCTGCTTTTGATGCTGGTACAAAACAGCTGCCAAAAGCCGATGCATGACACAGAAGAAATATCAAG cagtacattgcagacATCAGAGAAACAACTGGATACGTCCAATTCACTGCAGGATGTGAAACGCCATTCTGAAGGCACTTTTACCAgtgattacagtaaatatatggaCAACAGACGAGCAAAAGATTTTGTACAATGGCTGATGAATGCAAAACGAAATGG TGACAAAACAAAGAGACATGCGGAAGGAACTTACACAAGTGATGTAGATTCGCTTTCCGACTACTTCAAAGCAAAACGCTTTGTAGATTCACTTGCAGGTTATGGAAAGCACCAAAATGG GGGCATTTCCAAGAGAAGCATTGAATCTACCCTCTCGGAAGAAAGTTACAAGAATGACCTGGATTCTTATCTGGAGGTGAAGGCAGCAAAGGACTTTATTGACTGGCTAATGAAGGGACGTGGCAGAAGGGA ATATCCAGAAGATGGTAAAGAAAATCTGAATGGAGTGATTTCTGAGGACTTGGACAGAAGACATGCCGATGGAACCTTCACTAGTGAAATTAGTGTTGTCTTGGATACCATGGCTGCCAAGGAGTTTTTGAACTGGCTTTTAAACTCCAAAACCGTCCAGTCAAG GGACTCCGAAATCGAATTTTTCAGCGAGTTCAAGTAA